The genomic stretch CATTGCAGCCCATTTGCGGGTTATGTACTGGGCCAGGAGACCTGTTGGAAAGCGCATGAAGGCTCCGGCAAGAACCGGTACAGACAACATGAACCCCTTTTGTACAGGGGTCAGATTAAATTGCTCACTAATGAATGGCGCTACTGCGCCATTAACAACCCAGATTGCAAAACAAAAATCAAAGTATAAAAATGCGCAGAAGAGTGTGGGCCAGTGCCCTGATTTCAAAAATTCCTTAAATCCAGCCATGATGTTATCTCCTTCCCCATATAGGCATATGGGTATTTACATAAATACGCGCTGTTGATTATTTCAAATCATAATTTCCTTATCAGTCATAATAAAACTTATTCCTGTACCTTCATAAACAATGAATCAACCGGTAATTTACTCCACCCCCTTTCCAATTCCTCTGGAATTTGAAATTACCTTCCTGATTCATCTATTTCATAATAACTGAATCACAAAAATATGATGATATTGAAGGATAGATTCTGCAAGACAGATGCCACGCAGTGGGCACACTCTTAACTACTTGATATTATGGCGTTAATTGTCGTTTTATGGGCTCTAAATTGAATTCTTGTTAGTTACCTTGCAGTAACGTTATAGAATGGAAGGATGTTGGAAGACCTTATATCAGGCCATGTTTGCGGTAGTTGATGATTTGTGTGAAAATATCAAAACTGTTACGCAATCGTAACGCATCTTATGCACGATTATCATCGTCAATATCTTCATCTTCCTTTTTTAACATTCCATACAACCTTGATTTTTCCCAGAGTGTTTTTCTTGAAATACCAAGCACTTTGGCGGCAAGGGTTTTATTACCTTTAGTCTCTTCAAGCACCCTCAATATATACTGTTTCTCAAATAGTGATATCGCAGTTGGAAGGGTTTCTGAGTATCCAAGTTTCCCGCCTATCCTATCCCCTTCTCCGCAGATAGTGCACATATCTTCAGGCAGGTCCCATGGCTGAATCTCTTTGTCCCTTGATAAGGTAACCGCCCTCCTTACAGCATTCTCAAGTTCCCGAATATTGCCGGGAAAGTCATATTTTAGAATAAATTCCTTTGCGTCCACTGATATCCCCTTGAGAGGTTTATTCATATGCCTGGCATGCATTTTCAGGAAATGGTCTGTTAGCAGCAGGATGTCCTCCTTGCGGTCTCTCAATGGCGGCAGCTGAACAGGGACTACGTTCAACCGGTAATAGAGATCTTCGCGGAAGTTTCCCTTTTGGACTTCCTTCTTCAAATCCCTCTGCGTAGCGCCTATAATCCTCACGTCTACGTTGATAGTGTTTGTACCACCAAGTCTTTCAAATTCACGCTCCTGAAGCACCCTGAGAAGCTTTACCTGTACAGTCTGGTTTATTTCGCCTATTTCATCAAGAAAAAGGGTACCTTTATGGGCAAGCTCAAACCTCCCCTTTTTCTGCTTCAATGCCCCTGTAAATGCGCCCCGCTCGTGACCAAACAACTCTGCCTCAAGAAGTGTCTCAGGCAGAGCAGCGCAGCTTACTTTAATAAACGCCTCGCTCTTCCGAGGGCTGTTATAATGTATGGCATTTGCGACAAGTTCCTTGCCTGTGCCGCTCTCCCCTGAGATGAGTACAGTCGTGTCTGTAGGCGCAATTATCCTGATCTTTTCGAAGACATCCTGCATCTTATCGCTCTTGCCGATGATTCCGCTGAAGTGATATTTCTGCTCAATCTTCTCCTTGAGGTAGATATTTTCATCTTCAAGGTCTCTCAACTCAATCAGTCTTTTCACTGTCAGAATAAGTTCATCCATCGAGAACGGCTTTGTTATATAATCATAAGCTCCTGTCTTCATGGCCTCGACTGCACTATCCACTGAGCCGTATGCAGTGATCATGAGCACCTTCGTGTGCTGTGACACCTGCCTGCACATTTTTAATATCTGAACCCCATCCACCTGAGGCAGCCGCAGGTCTGTTATCACAATATCATAGACAGCCTCTTTAACAGCCTTCAATCCTTCACTTCCGGTTGCAGCGCTTGAAACATTACATCCTTCAGCCTTTAATGCATCGCTGATGGATATCCGCATGAGCGGCTCATCATCTATAATTAATACTTCCGGTAACCTGTGCATTAAAACTCCATTTTAATAGGTAACTTAATTGTAAATGTAGCTCCTATTCCCTCTTCACTCCTTACATCAATCTTTCCAGAGTGTTTTTCAACAATGCCAAGACTTACCGCAAGCCCCAGTCCTGTCCCTTTCCCAACATCCTTCGTTGTAAAAAAAGGATCAAAAATCCTTGGCATAATATGCGGTGGTATCCCGCCTCCGTTATCTGAAACTGCAATACAGCACCAGCCATTATCGGAATAGGTCTTCACATGTATTTCCCCTTCTTCCTTAACCGCCTGTAAGGCATTTAACAACATATTCATAACTACCTGACCTATCTTATGCTGGTCGAGCATCACCTTCGGAAGGTTTGAATCAAGTTCCTTCCTGAGATGGATGCCAGTCTTGGTAACCGCATAACTCATAAGCGATAGTACGTCCTCAACAAGGATATTGATATCCACTGCCAAAAGCCTTGGCTCATGCTGCTGAGAAAAATCGAGTAACTGTTCCACAGTCCTCTGTACCCTCTGTATCCCGTCTTCCATGGATTTAAGATACACATCTTCCCTCTCCTTGGGCAGCCGCTTATTCCGGATATTATAAAGACAATTCATTATGCCGCCAATCGGATTATTTATTTCGTGTGCAATGCCGGCGGCCAATTGCCCTATAGCCGACATCTTCTCTGCCTGAGCCACCCTCTGTTCAAGCCTGTTCCTCTCTGTGATGTCATTTGCTATAACAAGTACACCGGCCATGTTCTCGTCACCAGTCCTGAGCGGAGAAATGCTCAGAACTGCATTTTTCATGTTTCCGGACTTGTCTACTATCTCGACCTCGTATGTCTGACGTATTCCTTCTGCAAGAGTCCTCCTTAATCTCTCACCCTTGTGCTTTTTCGATAATACTCCGAGGAACTGACTCCCCACGAGGTCTTCCTTCTTATAACCCCATTCCTCAACCTTCTTGTTGACATACGTAATAATGCCTGACGGATTAAGGGTAAAGATAACATCATTAGCCCCTTCCAGCAGGTTTTCAAGATAATCCTTGGTCTCACTTAATTCCTTTGTTCTGTCTGATACCCTCTGTTCGAGTATTTCATGGTACTCTCTCAGATGTCTCTCCAGCCTCTTTCTGTCAGTAATATCGCGGACAAATGCCCTCGTCTTTACAAACTGTCCTGTGATCGGATGGTACAGGGCAGTAGCCGATATCTCGACGTCAATCTTCTTGCCGTCGCTGTTGATAAACTGTATCTCCATCCTGCTTTTACCCTCTTTAATGACCCTTTCCACATGCTTTCGTACTCTTTCCCTGTATTCGTCCGGGACTATATCTTCAAGCCTCTTGTTGCGCATCTCTTCAATTGAATATCCGAGGGTGTTAAGCTCTGTCTTGTTTACCCCGACAAAATATCTATCTGCATTGGCAGAGTGGATCATTTCCGGGGAATTCTCAACAAGGTCCTTGTATCTCTCCTCTGATGTTTCGAGCTCTTTGTTCCTCTCCTCAAGGGTCGTGTATGTCTTTTTCAGCTCCTCTGCCATTTTATTAAACTCATCTGCAAGCTTTTCTATCTCATCATCTGTCTTGACATACAGACGGTGGTCAAGTTTGCCCTGTCCGATAAGTTCCACTCCTCTGTACAGCTCATTAATGGGTTTCACTATATCTCCAGCCGCATAAACTGCAGTCAGCGCCAGGAAAATAATCAGGACACAGGCAAATATGGTAACTCTTGCAAGAAGTGAGTAAATAGGGGCGTACATCTCTCCGGGACTCTGCCGTAAAAAGACATACCACTTGTTGCCGTCAAGCCATCCCGACTCAGGATTCATGGATGAAAGTACAGGTGCGAAACCAACTATAGAGTCCCTTCCGCCGTGTGCATCATCTTTTGCGACTCCCCAGCCTGGTTTGACGCTTGATACGAGCCTTACCAGGTCACTGCTGATATGATGACTTTTAAGAGGGAATATGGGACACATGATAATCGTACCAGTTGAATCTACAAGATTTGCGTGACCCGTGTTGCCAATCCTTACGTTGGTTATGATCTCAAAAAGGCTGTCCACAGTATAACTTATTGCAACAACACCAATTGCCCTGCCGCTATCCATGACTGGTGCCGCTATGTTCATCAGATACTTGCCGGTCTTTTTATCCAGATTTACGTCTCCAACATATACTTTTCCCGCCCCCTCGTTATATGCAACGCTGTACCACCGCTCACTTCTGAAATTATCTCCGGAACCCGCATTTATGCCGGCAACATATTTTGCATTGCTGTCAACAATGACAAGGCTGTGAACCTCCTTTTCATCATAACTCCTGAATGCACTTATATAGCGCTCCAATTCCCTGCTGCCAGAAGTCCTGTTCCTGATTGCCTGTCTGACATCTGCAGACACAGTCAGTCTCTGGACCTCAACCGTCTCGGCATTAATTACCATCTCTATCTTATGAGCAATCTCATTAGCCTCCTCCTGAAAAGATTTTCCTATGGAATCCCGGAGGGCGCCGCTTACATCAAGATATGTGAGATAAAGCCCGGCAACAAGCGGCATAATACTGATAATGAGCATGGACCTGATAATCCTTTTCCTGATGCCGCTTTTTACGCCAGGGAATTGCATTATCATGACATTATATTATAAAAGTCCCTTGTCTGCAAAACTAACATACTCTTTTTCGCCCATTATTATGTGATCAAGGACTTTTATCCCGATAAGCTCACCGGCAGCTACCAGCCTTTTTGTAATGTCAACATCTTCAGGACTGGGGGAGGGGTCCCCGCTCGGGTGATTATGAAGAAATATAACCGACGCAGCGGAATTCCTTATAGCCTGGATATAGACCTCTCTCGGGTGGACAATGCTTGATGTAAGACATCCCTCTGACACCAGGTAGTCGGCAAATATCCTGTTCTTGCCGTCAAGCATAAGGAGCCTGAAGATCTCCTTCTTAATCCCCTGATAAATCGGGATGTAATGACGATAGACGTTATACACATCCCGGCTCGACAGAATGCGGACCTTCCTGCTTAGCGGGTATGAAGAGATCCTCTTGCCTATTTCTATGGCCGCCTTTATCTGAGCGGCCTTTGCAGGGCCAATTCCCTTGATAGTACACAGCTCGTGCACGGTTGCCCCGGCTATCGAACTTAAGTCGCTGTATCGCTGCAGCACCTCCATGGCAAGTTCCACGGCGCTCTTTCCTTCACTTCCTGTATGAAGCACAATTGCAAGCAGTTGAGCCGGTGACAGATGCTCTGGTCCGGTCCTCAGTAACCGCTCCCTTGGCCTCTCATCCTCAGGCCACAGGTTTATCTTAATCCTTGACATGATATATTCACCTGAAATTCTCCGTTCAAATCCCGCTATCCCCCCTTTACTAAAGGGGGGGAACTAATTTCCCCATTTTATACAAGGATGGGGTTCATCCCAGACTTGAAGTTTGACTACTTGACCGCTTCACCTCTGTATCATATACTCTACTCATGCTCATCTGGAACAGGATATACAAGGAACTTGAGATCTCGCTGGATGGCCTCAGGAAGAGTCTCATGGAGATAGCAATTACCATGAGTGAGAATACCCGGATCGCAAGGCTCCTCTATCAGATATTTGAGCTGCAGAAATCAATGGATAAATTATATGTAAAAACAGGTCAGACAGTACATGAATTACGCCCCTTGTCGGTCTCTGAAATTACAGAACAGGAGCAGATTCGGGAAAATATCTCCAGAATCAGGATTCTGCAGTCTGATATAACCAAAATTGAAAAGGAGTTAAACCTCCTGAGAGAAGAACGCGTAAAATCAAAACTCGACGAACTGACGAGATATATGAGACGCGGCGGATTTACGGTTGAAGATTTTACAGTCTCCCTGGACTCCGGTGCATTTAATAAATATGCTCATCAATTATCACTGCCTCATGACAGCATCATAATTGCGATAATCCACAATGAAAGGTTTTGCATTCCCCATGAGAGGGTGCTGCTAACAGAAGGAGACCGTGTCTTTATCCTGAGTTCTGTAAGTTCTGCACTGGAGACGGCATCTGTCTTTTCATCAGCCACGCAGGCTGCCTGAGAGGCTGCTGCCCTTAATGCCTGTTACTTTAACACTTACAATCCTGTTCGTTACGCCTTCAACCTCAGTCATTGCAGAGCGGCCTCCTTTAATTAAAACTCTCAGGTAATTTCCTGTATATCCTTTCATCATTCCGCTCATATCATCCCTGTCATCTTCAACCAGCACATCAACTATCCTGCCTATATGCGCTTTTTTGAACATCATATTCTTATCTTCACCAAGACGTCTTAAGATTTCACTCCTCTCTGCCTTGACATCACCAGTCACAGTTTCCCCGTTTCTGAATGCCGAAGTCCCTTCTCTCGGAGAATATGCAAATACATGAAGATATGTTAAAGGCAGTCGTTCTATTAATCTGTATGTATTCTCAAAGTGACGATCCTCTTCACCCGGATAACCTGCCATTACATCACAACCAATCCCTGCATCATGAATCTTATCCCGGATTTTTGCAATCAAATCCTCATAAAACCAGCTGTCGTAATTTCTGTTCATACTGCGGAGTATATAATTGTCGCCGCTCTGAAG from Nitrospirota bacterium encodes the following:
- a CDS encoding sigma-54-dependent Fis family transcriptional regulator, whose protein sequence is MHRLPEVLIIDDEPLMRISISDALKAEGCNVSSAATGSEGLKAVKEAVYDIVITDLRLPQVDGVQILKMCRQVSQHTKVLMITAYGSVDSAVEAMKTGAYDYITKPFSMDELILTVKRLIELRDLEDENIYLKEKIEQKYHFSGIIGKSDKMQDVFEKIRIIAPTDTTVLISGESGTGKELVANAIHYNSPRKSEAFIKVSCAALPETLLEAELFGHERGAFTGALKQKKGRFELAHKGTLFLDEIGEINQTVQVKLLRVLQEREFERLGGTNTINVDVRIIGATQRDLKKEVQKGNFREDLYYRLNVVPVQLPPLRDRKEDILLLTDHFLKMHARHMNKPLKGISVDAKEFILKYDFPGNIRELENAVRRAVTLSRDKEIQPWDLPEDMCTICGEGDRIGGKLGYSETLPTAISLFEKQYILRVLEETKGNKTLAAKVLGISRKTLWEKSRLYGMLKKEDEDIDDDNRA
- a CDS encoding PAS domain S-box protein: MIMQFPGVKSGIRKRIIRSMLIISIMPLVAGLYLTYLDVSGALRDSIGKSFQEEANEIAHKIEMVINAETVEVQRLTVSADVRQAIRNRTSGSRELERYISAFRSYDEKEVHSLVIVDSNAKYVAGINAGSGDNFRSERWYSVAYNEGAGKVYVGDVNLDKKTGKYLMNIAAPVMDSGRAIGVVAISYTVDSLFEIITNVRIGNTGHANLVDSTGTIIMCPIFPLKSHHISSDLVRLVSSVKPGWGVAKDDAHGGRDSIVGFAPVLSSMNPESGWLDGNKWYVFLRQSPGEMYAPIYSLLARVTIFACVLIIFLALTAVYAAGDIVKPINELYRGVELIGQGKLDHRLYVKTDDEIEKLADEFNKMAEELKKTYTTLEERNKELETSEERYKDLVENSPEMIHSANADRYFVGVNKTELNTLGYSIEEMRNKRLEDIVPDEYRERVRKHVERVIKEGKSRMEIQFINSDGKKIDVEISATALYHPITGQFVKTRAFVRDITDRKRLERHLREYHEILEQRVSDRTKELSETKDYLENLLEGANDVIFTLNPSGIITYVNKKVEEWGYKKEDLVGSQFLGVLSKKHKGERLRRTLAEGIRQTYEVEIVDKSGNMKNAVLSISPLRTGDENMAGVLVIANDITERNRLEQRVAQAEKMSAIGQLAAGIAHEINNPIGGIMNCLYNIRNKRLPKEREDVYLKSMEDGIQRVQRTVEQLLDFSQQHEPRLLAVDINILVEDVLSLMSYAVTKTGIHLRKELDSNLPKVMLDQHKIGQVVMNMLLNALQAVKEEGEIHVKTYSDNGWCCIAVSDNGGGIPPHIMPRIFDPFFTTKDVGKGTGLGLAVSLGIVEKHSGKIDVRSEEGIGATFTIKLPIKMEF
- the radC gene encoding DNA repair protein RadC is translated as MSRIKINLWPEDERPRERLLRTGPEHLSPAQLLAIVLHTGSEGKSAVELAMEVLQRYSDLSSIAGATVHELCTIKGIGPAKAAQIKAAIEIGKRISSYPLSRKVRILSSRDVYNVYRHYIPIYQGIKKEIFRLLMLDGKNRIFADYLVSEGCLTSSIVHPREVYIQAIRNSAASVIFLHNHPSGDPSPSPEDVDITKRLVAAGELIGIKVLDHIIMGEKEYVSFADKGLL